The following are encoded together in the Acidobacteriota bacterium genome:
- a CDS encoding GHMP kinase, translating to MIIEAKAPTRIDLAGGTVDLWPLYLLHQEAQTINVAIDLLATCRVEERLDEQIILVSEDINLSETYESLGEIRLDTPLQLLARMVDYFKPYTGVKVTTRCAAPPGSGLGGSSALAVALAGALDHLTGNRFSDSQLLKIAQNIETQVIEVPSGVQDYYPAMYGGTNSLHLEVIGVVREALSIDLAKLQDHVVLCYTGKPHFSGTNNWEIFKAHIDNRDGVRERFASLCEVTNRMRIAVLEQNLPGIATCLTEEWELRKGFSDHVTTDTIEHLISVAKEHGALAAKACGAGGGGCVVFLVETGRKTDVSQALTKAGGEVLEVNLIDRGLRVEQVG from the coding sequence ATGATTATTGAAGCCAAAGCTCCGACGCGAATTGATCTGGCAGGTGGAACGGTTGATCTCTGGCCACTCTATCTGTTGCACCAGGAAGCCCAAACCATCAACGTGGCAATTGACCTTCTGGCAACCTGCCGCGTCGAAGAACGTCTGGATGAGCAGATTATTCTGGTTTCAGAAGATATCAACTTGAGCGAAACCTATGAATCACTTGGGGAAATCCGGCTTGATACACCACTCCAACTGCTTGCCCGGATGGTTGACTACTTCAAGCCTTATACAGGTGTGAAAGTGACCACTCGTTGTGCAGCACCACCTGGCTCAGGCTTAGGCGGGTCTTCGGCGCTGGCGGTGGCACTGGCAGGCGCCCTGGATCATCTCACCGGAAACCGATTCAGTGACAGCCAGCTTTTAAAAATTGCCCAAAACATCGAAACCCAGGTCATTGAGGTTCCATCGGGCGTGCAGGATTATTATCCGGCGATGTATGGAGGAACGAACAGTTTACACCTGGAAGTGATTGGAGTTGTGCGCGAGGCACTCTCAATTGATCTGGCAAAACTTCAAGATCATGTGGTGCTGTGCTACACCGGGAAACCTCATTTTAGCGGGACCAACAACTGGGAAATTTTCAAAGCCCATATTGATAATCGAGATGGCGTCCGCGAACGATTTGCCAGCCTGTGCGAAGTCACCAATCGCATGCGCATTGCCGTGCTTGAACAAAATTTGCCAGGTATCGCCACCTGCCTGACTGAAGAATGGGAACTCCGCAAAGGATTTTCCGACCATGTCACCACTGACACAATTGAACACTTGATTTCTGTGGCCAAAGAACACGGCGCCCTGGCAGCCAAAGCCTGTGGGGCTGGTGGTGGTGGATGCGTGGTGTTTTTGGTTGAAACCGGTCGTAAAACTGAC